The following proteins are co-located in the Microbacterium immunditiarum genome:
- the rplO gene encoding 50S ribosomal protein L15 has product MAEKAEKNEAAEAEVKAPAKKAPAKKAPAKASADAKPAAEKAPAKKAPAKKAPASKAGAEKAEKKSDAAPSRPGVLKVHHLRPVPGANTPKTRVGRGEGSKGKTAGRGTKGTKARYQVRAGFEGGQMPLHMRTPKLRGFKNPFRVEYQVVNLDKLAELYPQGGEVTVSDLVAKGAVRKNEKVKVLGTGDISVKLEVTVDKVSGSAEQKIVAAGGTVK; this is encoded by the coding sequence ATGGCTGAGAAGGCCGAGAAGAACGAGGCCGCCGAGGCGGAGGTCAAGGCTCCCGCCAAGAAGGCGCCCGCCAAGAAGGCTCCCGCGAAGGCTTCGGCCGACGCGAAGCCCGCCGCCGAGAAGGCTCCCGCCAAGAAGGCTCCGGCCAAGAAGGCTCCTGCCAGCAAGGCCGGTGCCGAGAAGGCGGAGAAGAAGTCGGATGCCGCGCCCTCGCGCCCCGGCGTCCTGAAGGTTCACCACCTGCGTCCAGTCCCCGGCGCCAACACCCCGAAGACCCGCGTGGGTCGCGGTGAGGGCTCGAAGGGCAAGACCGCCGGTCGCGGCACCAAGGGCACGAAGGCCCGCTACCAGGTGCGCGCCGGCTTCGAGGGCGGCCAGATGCCGCTGCACATGCGCACTCCGAAGCTGCGCGGGTTCAAGAACCCGTTCCGCGTGGAGTACCAGGTGGTCAACCTCGACAAGCTCGCCGAGCTGTACCCGCAGGGCGGGGAGGTCACCGTGAGCGACCTCGTCGCCAAGGGTGCGGTTCGCAAGAACGAGAAGGTCAAGGTGCTCGGCACCGGCGACATCTCGGTGAAGCTCGAAGTGACGGTCGACAAGGTCTCGGGCTCCGCCGAGCAGAAGATCGTCGCCGCGGGCGGAACCGTCAAGTAA